A stretch of the Desulfobacter sp. genome encodes the following:
- a CDS encoding enoyl-CoA hydratase/isomerase family protein has translation MDTPPIRYDKKGKIAVITLNRPENRNSMDRETMPGFQKILGQVKQDRELRCLIITGSGTTFCSGPDFKSGVIKQDAPLPNKALLDLYQPFLDVGTLKIPVIAAVNGHAIGGGLGLALMCDIRVVNRQAKMGANFARLGLHSGMAISYTLPRLVGLAKANELLFTGSIFTGEQAFSMGLVNYAVDKDEVMEKAMAIAREIALCAPVAVQMMKHSIYQGLDWNPEKAAEMEAHVQSRIFEMADAQEGISALLEKREPRFQGK, from the coding sequence TTGGATACCCCGCCCATACGTTATGATAAAAAAGGTAAGATAGCTGTTATTACCCTGAACCGGCCGGAGAACAGGAACAGCATGGACCGGGAAACCATGCCTGGGTTCCAGAAAATACTGGGACAGGTAAAACAGGACCGGGAGTTGCGCTGCCTTATCATTACCGGCAGCGGCACCACCTTTTGCAGCGGTCCTGATTTTAAAAGCGGGGTCATAAAACAGGACGCACCCCTTCCCAACAAGGCGCTTCTGGATTTATACCAGCCTTTTCTTGATGTGGGAACGCTTAAAATTCCCGTTATTGCAGCTGTAAACGGACACGCCATTGGCGGGGGGCTGGGCCTTGCCCTGATGTGTGATATCCGGGTGGTAAACCGTCAGGCAAAGATGGGCGCCAATTTTGCCCGTCTGGGGCTTCATTCGGGAATGGCCATCTCCTATACCCTGCCCCGGCTGGTGGGGCTGGCAAAGGCAAATGAACTCTTGTTCACAGGATCCATTTTTACCGGGGAACAGGCCTTTTCCATGGGGCTTGTAAACTATGCAGTGGACAAGGATGAGGTTATGGAAAAGGCCATGGCCATTGCCCGTGAGATTGCCCTTTGTGCGCCGGTTGCCGTGCAAATGATGAAGCATTCCATCTATCAGGGCCTTGACTGGAATCCTGAAAAAGCGGCTGAGATGGAAGCCCATGTTCAGTCTCGGATCTTTGAAATGGCAGATGCCCAAGAAGGCATCAGCGCGCTGCTTGAAAAGCGAGAGCCCCGGTTTCAAGGCAAATAG
- a CDS encoding MATE family efflux transporter codes for MKKETNLTSGPIAAKIIKLSFPIIGTSFIQMAYNLTDVVWLGRTGSATITAATTAGFFIWLLMSLFYTTKSGTETLVAQSVGKKEVSTARQVAENALTIGLSASFIINLLIIIFAGSLLSFFRLEPQVMVKAVHYLRIVSIGMCFAVVNPVMSAVYLGFGNSKTPFYVNSIGLIVNMVLDPILIFGLWFVPELGIKGAAIATTISNILVFLIFLFKLKSTQSVLPCLRVFAPLRIKIVKRILRIGIPVALGHMSFCIFSMCIARIVSAYGTIPLGVQNIGASIEALSWNTALGFSTALAAFTGQNYGAKKYDRIKQGYYVILFLSISLGLIATIAFFFFGKPLFSLFSNEHEMIVTGALYLKIIAVSQIFMYIEITSSGGFYGLGKTRQPSFTSFIFTGLRIPAALFVVHFTSYTYDGIWWCISISSLFKGVIVAGLYFLTLKTLNKKIGSKA; via the coding sequence ATGAAAAAAGAAACAAATTTAACATCAGGTCCCATAGCGGCAAAAATAATCAAGCTCTCTTTTCCCATTATCGGCACATCCTTTATCCAGATGGCCTATAATCTTACCGATGTTGTATGGCTTGGGCGCACGGGATCAGCAACCATTACGGCGGCCACCACCGCCGGATTTTTCATCTGGCTTTTGATGAGTCTTTTTTATACGACAAAATCAGGAACAGAAACCCTTGTTGCCCAGTCTGTGGGGAAAAAAGAGGTTTCAACGGCCAGACAGGTAGCGGAAAATGCCTTGACCATCGGGCTGTCTGCTTCATTTATCATCAATTTGCTGATTATTATTTTTGCGGGCAGTCTTCTCAGCTTTTTTAGGCTGGAACCTCAGGTCATGGTAAAAGCGGTTCATTACCTTAGAATCGTATCAATTGGAATGTGCTTTGCCGTGGTCAACCCGGTTATGAGTGCCGTTTACCTGGGCTTTGGCAATAGTAAAACCCCTTTTTATGTAAATTCTATCGGCTTGATTGTAAATATGGTTCTGGATCCTATTTTGATTTTCGGGCTCTGGTTTGTTCCCGAGCTTGGCATAAAAGGAGCTGCAATTGCGACCACGATTTCCAATATACTGGTATTTTTAATTTTTCTTTTTAAACTTAAGTCAACACAATCTGTTCTCCCCTGCCTCAGAGTATTTGCGCCCCTTAGAATCAAAATTGTAAAAAGAATTTTAAGAATTGGTATCCCGGTCGCCCTGGGACATATGTCATTTTGTATTTTTTCTATGTGCATCGCAAGGATTGTATCCGCATATGGAACCATCCCCCTGGGTGTCCAGAATATCGGGGCAAGTATTGAAGCCCTGTCATGGAATACCGCCCTTGGGTTTTCCACCGCCCTTGCAGCATTTACCGGCCAAAATTACGGGGCAAAAAAGTATGACAGAATCAAGCAGGGGTATTATGTGATTCTCTTTTTGAGCATAAGCTTAGGGCTGATTGCAACCATTGCATTCTTCTTTTTTGGAAAACCGCTTTTCTCTTTGTTCTCAAATGAACATGAGATGATAGTCACAGGGGCCTTGTACCTTAAAATCATTGCGGTCTCCCAAATTTTCATGTATATTGAAATAACATCTTCCGGGGGATTTTACGGTCTTGGAAAAACAAGACAGCCTTCGTTTACAAGCTTTATTTTTACAGGACTCAGAATTCCTGCAGCACTTTTTGTCGTCCATTTCACATCGTATACATATGACGGAATCTGGTGGTGCATCAGTATCAGCAGCCTGTTCAAAGGGGTCATCGTTGCAGGGCTTTATTTTCTGACCTTAAAAACGCTGAATAAAAAAATTGGATCCAAGGCCTGA
- a CDS encoding IS256 family transposase, whose translation MTEDNTEFDFQKALKGIQEGKPFTGKGGVLTSLIKNLAEAALEGELESHLGQEISANRRNGKSRKTIKSLDGKFELKTPRDRNGTFSPQIVKKHQTTLSDEIERKIIALYGLGMSYNDMASHLQEIYGLEISNATLSTITDKIIHTVKEWQARPLENVYPIIWLDAIHYKVRENGKVASKAVYTILGVNIEGRKEVLGLYISENEGANFWLQVLTDLSNRGVKDILIACVDGLKGFPEAIETIFPDTEVQLCVVHQIRNSLKYVGSKNKKEFMADLKRVYKAVNKDLAEEELDILENKWNDKYPIVIKSWRNNWERLSHFFKYPEEIRRIIYTTNTIEAVHRQFRKLTKTKGSFPNQDSLLKLLYMGIQNASKKWTMPIQNWSLTISQLAIFFEGRLDKELGI comes from the coding sequence ATGACCGAAGACAACACCGAATTTGATTTTCAAAAAGCTCTTAAAGGTATTCAGGAAGGTAAACCCTTCACAGGTAAGGGCGGCGTCCTTACATCATTAATCAAAAATCTTGCGGAAGCTGCTCTTGAAGGAGAGTTGGAGTCCCATCTCGGACAGGAAATTTCTGCCAACCGCCGTAATGGAAAAAGCAGAAAGACCATTAAGTCCCTGGATGGTAAATTTGAGCTAAAAACCCCGCGTGATCGGAACGGAACCTTCTCTCCACAGATCGTCAAAAAACATCAGACAACGCTCAGCGATGAAATTGAAAGAAAGATAATAGCCCTTTACGGCCTGGGCATGAGTTATAATGATATGGCTTCCCATTTACAGGAAATCTATGGACTTGAGATTTCAAATGCCACTCTGAGCACCATTACCGATAAAATCATCCATACCGTCAAAGAATGGCAGGCCAGGCCGTTGGAAAATGTGTACCCAATCATATGGCTTGATGCCATACATTATAAAGTACGAGAAAACGGAAAGGTCGCCAGCAAAGCCGTTTACACAATTCTTGGGGTGAATATCGAGGGCCGCAAAGAGGTTCTTGGGCTGTACATATCCGAGAATGAGGGTGCGAACTTCTGGCTGCAGGTGTTAACAGACCTTTCAAACCGAGGGGTAAAAGATATCCTGATTGCCTGTGTTGATGGTCTAAAAGGTTTTCCCGAGGCCATTGAGACCATATTCCCGGACACAGAAGTTCAACTCTGCGTAGTCCACCAGATCCGAAATTCATTGAAATACGTTGGTTCCAAAAATAAAAAGGAATTTATGGCAGATCTAAAACGTGTTTATAAAGCGGTCAATAAGGATCTGGCCGAAGAAGAACTGGATATCTTGGAAAATAAATGGAATGACAAATACCCGATTGTGATAAAATCCTGGCGGAACAACTGGGAACGCCTCAGTCATTTCTTTAAATATCCAGAAGAGATTCGACGGATAATATACACCACAAATACCATTGAGGCTGTGCATCGACAGTTTCGAAAACTGACCAAAACAAAGGGATCATTCCCGAACCAGGACAGCCTGTTAAAGCTGCTTTACATGGGGATCCAGAACGCCAGTAAAAAATGGACAATGCCGATTCAAAATTGGTCACTGACAATTTCCCAGTTGGCAATTTTCTTTGAAGGCCGGCTGGATAAAGAGCTGGGAATTTGA
- a CDS encoding IS630 family transposase, translated as MNALMTGYRERSDSKRKAYLRLRERYVRRCKTFVYVDESGFSPYTTRRYGYALKGQRVHGLIAGTKHPRTSLIAARIEYSFEEPFLFQGTCNADIFNAWIEHQLSPHLNDNHVVVMDNASFHKGEETKYLIERTGAALLFLPPYSPDLNPIEHDFAALKTIREYNENETIDEIIRMYK; from the coding sequence TTGAACGCCCTCATGACGGGATACAGGGAGCGAAGCGACAGCAAAAGAAAGGCATATCTTCGTCTTCGTGAACGTTATGTACGTCGTTGCAAAACGTTTGTTTATGTTGATGAAAGCGGCTTTTCGCCTTATACAACCCGTCGCTATGGATATGCTCTCAAAGGGCAGCGTGTTCATGGTTTGATTGCAGGAACAAAGCACCCTCGAACGTCTTTGATTGCTGCCCGCATCGAATATAGTTTTGAAGAACCATTTTTGTTTCAGGGAACATGCAATGCGGATATCTTTAATGCTTGGATCGAACACCAGTTGAGTCCACATCTGAACGATAATCATGTCGTTGTGATGGATAACGCATCCTTCCACAAGGGCGAAGAAACCAAATATTTGATAGAAAGAACTGGTGCAGCTCTTTTGTTTTTGCCCCCGTATTCACCGGATCTCAATCCGATTGAACACGATTTTGCGGCCCTAAAAACCATCCGTGAATACAATGAAAACGAAACGATTGATGAAATTATCAGGATGTATAAATAA
- a CDS encoding LuxR family transcriptional regulator: MIDTQGQPDIERILERNRELETLEHEHRLMELTLKQQAHDLKERIKEINCLFGISKILEQTGLSLETTFQQVVDLIPDSWQYPEITCAQLLLHDQSFRTDNYKNTFWKQQVEVMAYGELIGVLTVCYLENRPERAEGPFLKEERSLLNAVAELLGRTSERKQAEKDLSESKQKLKDQNLLLKEKNIALREVMNQLIEEKESLETKVMANVENLLLPLIKKMDNRGSEIEREYLILLEENIRQLTSSFGTRISRPNLKLTPRENEICTMIRGGLSSKEIAKLLNLSYRSVETYRNHIRKKLGITNKKVNLVSYLANL; this comes from the coding sequence ATGATTGATACCCAAGGGCAGCCGGATATAGAACGGATTCTGGAACGGAATCGGGAACTGGAAACGTTGGAACATGAGCACAGGCTCATGGAACTCACCCTTAAACAACAGGCCCATGATCTCAAGGAACGGATCAAGGAGATCAACTGCCTTTTCGGTATTTCAAAGATTCTGGAGCAGACCGGACTCTCCCTTGAAACCACCTTTCAGCAGGTGGTGGACCTGATCCCCGATTCCTGGCAATACCCTGAAATTACCTGTGCCCAGTTGCTTCTCCACGACCAGAGCTTTCGGACGGACAATTATAAAAATACATTTTGGAAACAGCAGGTCGAGGTCATGGCCTATGGAGAGCTCATTGGGGTTTTGACGGTCTGCTACCTGGAAAATCGCCCGGAACGGGCCGAAGGTCCTTTTTTAAAAGAGGAGCGATCCCTTCTCAATGCCGTTGCCGAGCTGCTCGGAAGGACCAGCGAGCGAAAACAGGCGGAAAAAGACCTCAGTGAAAGCAAACAGAAACTCAAGGACCAGAACCTTTTGTTAAAGGAGAAAAACATTGCCCTCAGGGAGGTGATGAACCAGCTGATCGAGGAAAAGGAAAGCCTTGAAACAAAGGTCATGGCCAATGTGGAGAATTTGCTGCTCCCCTTGATAAAAAAAATGGACAATCGGGGATCTGAGATCGAACGGGAGTATCTGATCCTGCTCGAAGAAAATATCAGGCAGTTGACCTCATCCTTTGGCACCCGGATATCCAGACCCAATCTTAAACTCACCCCCCGGGAGAACGAAATCTGTACAATGATCCGGGGAGGGTTGAGCTCAAAGGAGATTGCCAAACTGCTGAATCTTTCCTACCGAAGCGTTGAAACCTATCGGAATCATATCCGTAAAAAATTGGGGATCACCAATAAAAAAGTTAACCTGGTCAGCTATCTGGCAAATTTATGA
- a CDS encoding IS256 family transposase: protein MTEENTEFDFQKALKGIQEGKPFTGKGGVLTSLIKNLAEAALEGELESHLGQEVSANRRNGKSKKTIKSLDGKFELKTPRDRAGTFSPQIVKKHQTTLSDEIERKIIALYGLGMSYNDMASHLQEIYGLEISNATLSTITDKIIHTVKEWQARPLENVYPIVWLDAIHYKVRENGKVDSKAVYTILGVNIEGRKEVLGLYISENEGANFWLQVLTDLSNRGVKDILIACVDGLKGFPEAIETIFPDTEVQLCVVHQIRNSLKYVGSKNKKEFMADLKRVYKAVNKDLAEEELDILENKWNDKYPIVIKSWRNNWERLSHFFKYPEEIRRIIYTTNTIEAVHRQFRKLTKTKGSFPNQDSLLKLLYMGIQNASKKWTMPIQNWSLTISQLAIFFEGRLDKELGI from the coding sequence ATGACCGAAGAAAACACCGAATTTGATTTTCAAAAAGCCCTTAAAGGCATCCAGGAAGGTAAACCCTTCACAGGTAAGGGCGGCGTCCTTACATCATTAATCAAAAATCTTGCTGAAGCTGCTCTTGAAGGAGAGTTGGAGTCCCATCTCGGGCAGGAAGTTTCTGCCAACCGCCGTAATGGAAAAAGCAAAAAGACCATTAAATCCCTGGATGGTAAATTTGAGCTAAAAACCCCGCGTGACAGGGCCGGAACCTTCTCTCCACAGATCGTCAAAAAACATCAGACAACGCTCAGCGATGAAATTGAAAGAAAGATAATAGCCCTTTACGGCCTGGGCATGAGTTATAATGATATGGCTTCCCATTTACAGGAAATCTATGGACTTGAGATTTCAAATGCCACTCTGAGCACCATTACCGATAAAATCATCCATACCGTCAAAGAATGGCAGGCCAGGCCGTTGGAAAATGTGTACCCAATCGTATGGCTTGATGCCATACATTATAAAGTACGAGAAAACGGAAAGGTCGACAGCAAAGCCGTTTACACAATTCTTGGGGTGAATATCGAGGGCCGCAAAGAGGTTCTTGGGCTGTACATATCCGAGAATGAGGGTGCGAACTTCTGGCTGCAGGTGTTAACAGACCTTTCAAACCGAGGGGTAAAAGATATCCTGATTGCCTGTGTTGATGGTCTAAAAGGTTTTCCCGAGGCCATTGAGACCATATTCCCGGACACAGAAGTTCAACTCTGCGTAGTCCACCAGATCCGAAATTCATTGAAATACGTTGGTTCCAAAAATAAAAAGGAATTTATGGCAGATCTAAAACGTGTTTATAAAGCGGTCAATAAGGATCTGGCCGAAGAAGAACTGGATATCTTGGAAAATAAATGGAATGACAAATACCCGATTGTGATAAAATCCTGGCGGAACAACTGGGAACGCCTCAGTCATTTCTTTAAATATCCAGAAGAGATTCGACGGATAATATACACCACAAATACCATTGAGGCTGTGCATCGACAGTTTCGAAAACTGACCAAAACAAAGGGATCATTCCCGAACCAGGACAGCCTGTTAAAGCTGCTTTACATGGGGATCCAGAACGCCAGTAAAAAATGGACAATGCCGATTCAAAATTGGTCACTGACAATTTCCCAGTTGGCAATTTTCTTTGAAGGCCGGCTGGATAAAGAGCTGGGAATTTGA
- a CDS encoding transcriptional regulator has protein sequence MNKDWKTLVDILVSKLQTPKRYHVLHRRRLIRIFEDFHQSKLGVVTAGAGYGKTTLVKDALENLNINCIWYRLDDQDTDFPVFISYLYSAIQDHVSDPNGFKINEKVPRPNLQKQTEALLKWLCLVEKVILRPTVLVLDDYHLVQESDQIREAIEFIIERLSDQVHMVIIGRRNLNLKLSGLRAGGQLLEISETDLAFTVDEIRRFFTQTQGLSDAQIKDIHSNTGGWAASLVLLRYAFLKHRPTAVANHLELFRQTPNHIFSYLKENIFDVQPDHIKSFMMKAALLPEIDTRRCKKIFDIDDADLILRQMIEDHLMIFPVDESGRVFYFHHLFRDFLIAQINQTYSISEIQKLHCSIARKIQEDDIFMALHHFVEGHAFEDAIRIVDNYDMDFLLEGKINFLDRCLKKIPGKIIEKNPQLLLAQAKLFTYFGDPGQATKMIGLALKQFKKQKSKENMVKCIVELGSQYYFTGYVKEAKLLMEQILDDVEKTSATYIIAMTYLTFLSSVLGEFKTAARYYQIVRDEIKNFPEFEQKAYSALINTSYSYTLYINGEFERAQKFNEKLLHSVLELKLAPCSPLVYYQLSATCFYLGDFETGVDYAKKGIGCCEDTSLSDSRKGWVYLARAHNHLGLAQFEKAIKYIDKSFDLFEMPGNRWGMANAWECLYQVYLGQKKFESAKQILGRAFDIIKGYGLVLTQGILENDKAHLFIMEKKYSDALECLETARPKLFGASYHLFNNHMLSLRSYFESGNTTFAAHHLSCALSLCETHSYDRFVNQAQDWLIPLVRQVSSTPDFLNEKDLIYIQTILKADITGHVKPMHISLLGRFKLILGDRELPLSAWKSSKALMILKYLTANRKKGFIPREVLIEMLWPDQDPQKTGSRFNMAMSSLRKTLEPDLSPKAPSSYIERKKDMYRLFNERQIKIDTELFFNAVAQAKAMAGDADKALESYLLAESLYKDVFLNEDLYQEWCIQQREYFISELILVLKSVVTLYEEKKDYVRGIFFAKKILAVDPSDETAFKYLMIFYAKTGNLPRVTKVFKAYLKNLKQMDCPVSPDMKSLFADLVKI, from the coding sequence ATAAACAAGGATTGGAAAACACTTGTGGACATATTAGTTTCAAAACTCCAAACGCCTAAAAGATACCATGTCCTTCATCGGCGACGATTAATCAGGATTTTTGAAGATTTCCACCAGTCCAAACTTGGGGTTGTCACCGCCGGTGCAGGGTACGGAAAAACCACCCTTGTCAAGGATGCCCTTGAAAATTTAAACATCAATTGTATCTGGTACCGGCTGGATGATCAGGACACGGATTTCCCGGTATTTATCTCTTATCTTTATTCTGCAATCCAAGATCATGTTTCAGATCCCAATGGATTTAAGATCAACGAGAAGGTTCCAAGACCAAACCTGCAAAAGCAGACAGAGGCATTGCTCAAATGGCTCTGCCTGGTTGAAAAAGTTATACTCAGACCCACCGTGCTGGTTTTGGATGATTATCACCTTGTCCAGGAGAGTGATCAGATCCGGGAGGCCATTGAATTTATTATTGAGCGGTTATCCGATCAGGTTCATATGGTGATTATTGGGCGAAGAAACCTGAACTTGAAGCTGTCCGGCTTAAGGGCCGGAGGTCAGCTTCTGGAAATCAGCGAAACGGATCTGGCGTTTACCGTTGACGAGATCCGGCGGTTTTTTACCCAGACCCAGGGGCTTTCAGATGCACAGATAAAAGATATCCATTCAAATACCGGGGGGTGGGCGGCAAGTCTGGTGCTTTTACGATATGCGTTTTTAAAACACAGGCCTACTGCCGTGGCAAATCATCTGGAATTGTTCAGGCAGACCCCCAATCATATTTTTTCATATTTAAAAGAAAACATTTTTGATGTCCAGCCGGACCATATTAAATCGTTTATGATGAAGGCAGCACTTTTACCGGAGATAGATACCCGGCGCTGTAAAAAGATATTTGATATTGATGATGCAGACCTGATTTTAAGACAGATGATTGAAGATCATTTGATGATATTTCCTGTGGATGAATCCGGCAGGGTGTTTTATTTTCACCATTTGTTCAGGGATTTTTTAATTGCCCAGATTAATCAAACCTATTCCATTTCTGAAATTCAAAAACTGCACTGCAGCATTGCCCGCAAAATACAAGAGGATGATATCTTCATGGCATTGCATCATTTTGTTGAAGGTCATGCATTTGAAGATGCCATACGTATTGTTGACAACTATGATATGGATTTTCTGCTGGAAGGTAAAATAAATTTCCTTGACCGGTGCCTGAAAAAGATCCCTGGGAAAATAATAGAAAAAAATCCCCAGCTCCTCCTGGCCCAGGCAAAGCTTTTTACATATTTTGGCGACCCGGGTCAGGCAACAAAGATGATTGGTTTGGCACTCAAGCAATTTAAAAAACAAAAATCCAAAGAAAACATGGTTAAATGTATTGTTGAACTTGGATCCCAATATTATTTTACCGGATATGTTAAAGAGGCAAAACTGCTCATGGAGCAGATCCTTGACGATGTGGAAAAAACATCAGCAACCTATATCATTGCCATGACCTATCTGACCTTTTTGTCCTCGGTTCTGGGAGAATTTAAAACGGCTGCCCGTTATTATCAAATCGTCCGGGATGAAATCAAAAATTTTCCAGAGTTCGAACAAAAGGCATACTCGGCTTTGATCAACACCTCCTATTCTTATACCCTATATATCAACGGTGAATTTGAGCGGGCGCAAAAATTTAATGAGAAATTATTACACTCTGTTCTTGAGTTGAAACTTGCCCCCTGTTCCCCCCTTGTTTATTATCAGCTCAGCGCCACCTGCTTTTACCTGGGCGATTTTGAAACAGGGGTGGACTATGCCAAAAAAGGCATTGGCTGCTGTGAGGATACATCGCTTTCAGACAGCCGGAAAGGCTGGGTTTATCTTGCCCGGGCCCACAATCACCTGGGCCTGGCTCAGTTTGAAAAGGCGATCAAGTATATTGACAAGAGTTTTGATCTTTTTGAAATGCCCGGCAATCGATGGGGAATGGCAAATGCATGGGAATGCCTTTACCAGGTCTATCTGGGTCAGAAAAAGTTTGAATCTGCAAAACAGATACTCGGCCGGGCCTTTGATATTATCAAGGGCTATGGCCTGGTCTTGACCCAAGGAATCCTTGAAAATGACAAAGCACACCTGTTTATCATGGAAAAAAAATATTCAGACGCACTGGAATGTCTTGAAACGGCCAGACCAAAACTTTTCGGTGCAAGTTACCATCTGTTTAACAACCATATGCTGAGCCTGAGATCTTATTTTGAATCCGGCAATACAACCTTCGCGGCCCACCATTTATCCTGCGCCCTGTCCCTTTGTGAGACCCATTCCTATGATCGGTTTGTCAACCAGGCACAGGACTGGCTGATTCCGTTGGTCCGGCAGGTGTCATCAACCCCGGACTTTTTGAATGAAAAAGATCTGATCTATATCCAAACCATATTAAAGGCGGATATAACAGGTCATGTGAAACCAATGCACATATCCTTGTTGGGCCGGTTTAAATTAATCCTGGGAGACAGGGAACTGCCCCTGTCGGCGTGGAAAAGTTCTAAGGCGCTCATGATTTTAAAATACCTTACCGCCAACAGGAAAAAAGGGTTTATCCCCAGGGAGGTTCTCATTGAGATGCTCTGGCCGGATCAGGATCCCCAAAAAACCGGCAGCCGGTTTAACATGGCCATGAGCAGCCTGCGGAAAACATTGGAACCGGATCTTTCACCCAAGGCGCCGTCTTCATATATTGAACGCAAAAAAGATATGTACCGGCTTTTTAATGAGAGACAAATTAAGATTGATACGGAATTGTTTTTTAATGCAGTGGCCCAGGCAAAAGCGATGGCCGGTGACGCTGATAAAGCCCTTGAGTCATATCTTCTGGCCGAATCATTATACAAGGACGTATTTTTAAATGAAGACCTTTATCAAGAGTGGTGTATTCAACAAAGGGAGTATTTCATTTCTGAGTTGATCCTTGTTCTCAAATCAGTCGTAACCCTGTATGAAGAAAAAAAAGACTATGTTCGCGGTATTTTTTTTGCCAAAAAAATATTAGCGGTTGACCCCTCTGATGAAACCGCATTTAAATATTTGATGATTTTTTATGCGAAAACCGGGAACCTGCCCCGTGTGACCAAGGTTTTTAAGGCATATCTCAAAAACTTAAAACAGATGGATTGCCCTGTGAGTCCTGATATGAAATCTTTGTTTGCCGATTTAGTCAAAATTTAG
- the nrfD gene encoding polysulfide reductase NrfD yields MLELALKGNRTYWIWIAGLLTMIGIGAFFYADQLKYGLMVTGQSRDVSWGFYTAQMTYFVGVAAGGVMLVLPYYLHNYKQFGKITILGEFLAVAALVMCLLYLLVHLGQPMRALNVFLHPTPGSMLFWDGNVLFGYLVLNMIIGWNALEAERNGISPQAWIKPLIYISIPMAFSIHTITAFIYCGLPGRGFWLTAVLAPRFLASAFAAGPALLILLCMVIKKMTRFDPGREVVQTLALIVAYGLIANLFFLMCEVFVVFYSKIPSHMSHIKYLYLGLDGYAGLVPWMWASIFCMVLAAVLLILPKTRKNNYILGVSSVLVFIGTWIDKGLGMIAGGFIPSSLHHITEYVPSLHEIVISAGVTAIGLLILTILFKIAISIKVYNQSGKI; encoded by the coding sequence ATGCTTGAACTGGCGTTAAAGGGAAACAGAACATATTGGATATGGATCGCAGGCTTGCTGACCATGATCGGGATCGGGGCTTTTTTCTATGCAGACCAGCTTAAATACGGATTAATGGTAACCGGTCAAAGCCGGGATGTCTCCTGGGGATTTTATACGGCCCAGATGACCTATTTTGTGGGCGTGGCCGCCGGGGGGGTCATGCTGGTGCTGCCCTATTACCTGCACAATTATAAACAATTTGGAAAAATTACCATCCTGGGAGAATTTTTAGCGGTGGCAGCGCTTGTCATGTGTCTTTTATACCTTCTGGTTCACCTGGGCCAGCCCATGCGGGCCCTGAATGTTTTTTTACATCCAACACCCGGATCCATGCTCTTTTGGGATGGGAATGTCTTGTTTGGCTATCTTGTTTTAAACATGATTATCGGGTGGAATGCCCTTGAAGCCGAAAGAAACGGCATCAGCCCTCAGGCCTGGATTAAGCCCCTGATCTATATTTCCATTCCCATGGCCTTTTCCATACACACGATTACCGCTTTTATCTATTGCGGCCTGCCCGGTCGGGGATTCTGGCTGACGGCGGTGCTGGCCCCGAGGTTTTTGGCCTCTGCATTTGCCGCAGGCCCGGCCCTGCTGATCCTCTTGTGCATGGTCATCAAAAAAATGACCCGGTTTGACCCGGGCAGAGAAGTTGTTCAAACCCTTGCCCTGATTGTTGCCTATGGTCTGATTGCCAATCTTTTTTTCCTGATGTGTGAGGTTTTTGTGGTTTTTTATTCGAAAATCCCCTCCCATATGAGTCACATCAAATACCTGTACCTGGGGCTGGACGGGTATGCTGGCCTTGTGCCCTGGATGTGGGCCTCCATATTTTGCATGGTGCTGGCTGCCGTGCTTTTAATCCTTCCGAAAACAAGAAAAAATAATTATATATTAGGTGTATCCTCTGTCCTTGTTTTTATAGGCACCTGGATAGATAAAGGCCTTGGCATGATTGCCGGCGGCTTTATTCCATCGAGCCTGCATCATATTACAGAATATGTTCCCAGTTTGCATGAAATTGTGATATCAGCAGGAGTGACTGCCATTGGGCTGTTGATTTTAACCATATTGTTTAAAATTGCCATCAGCATAAAGGTGTATAATCAGTCTGGAAAAATCTAA
- a CDS encoding transposase → MTRKRRQFSAKFKVKVAVEAIKGMKTLAELSTAYKVHPNQISAWKKQLLTNALELFPSGKKRRPKTEEEITAPLYEEIGRLKMDIKWLEKKL, encoded by the coding sequence ATGACACGTAAAAGAAGACAATTTTCGGCAAAATTTAAAGTCAAAGTGGCGGTCGAAGCCATCAAGGGAATGAAGACCTTAGCTGAGCTATCAACGGCCTATAAGGTTCATCCAAATCAAATATCGGCTTGGAAGAAACAACTGCTCACCAATGCCCTAGAGCTTTTCCCATCAGGGAAAAAACGGCGGCCAAAGACCGAGGAAGAAATCACTGCCCCACTTTACGAGGAGATCGGGCGACTGAAAATGGACATCAAGTGGCTTGAAAAAAAGTTATGA